Proteins encoded in a region of the Klebsiella sp. RIT-PI-d genome:
- the rhaS gene encoding HTH-type transcriptional activator RhaS, whose translation MTVLHSVDFFPSGSSPVAIEQRLPQSAFPEHHHDFHEIVIVEHGTGVHVFNGQPYTISGGTICFVRDHDRHLYEHTDNLCLTNVLYRSPEAFQFLSGLNLLLPQEHDGHYPSHWRVNQAILTQVRQLVSQLDQEGEQPDAPARANRELLFMQLLVLLRKGSLAEGAEDNDARLNQLIAWLDDHFSDDVCWESLAGHFSLSLRTLHRQLKQYTGLTPQRYLNRLRLIKARHLLRHSDESVTDIAYRCGFGDSNHFSTLFRREFSWSPRDIRQGRDGILQ comes from the coding sequence ATGACCGTACTTCACAGCGTGGATTTTTTTCCGTCAGGTAGTTCGCCAGTGGCCATCGAACAACGTCTTCCGCAATCGGCATTCCCGGAACATCATCATGATTTTCATGAAATCGTTATTGTTGAGCACGGTACCGGGGTTCACGTTTTTAATGGCCAGCCCTACACCATCAGCGGCGGGACAATTTGTTTTGTTCGCGATCACGACCGCCATCTGTATGAGCACACCGATAATTTGTGTCTGACTAATGTGCTTTATCGATCGCCGGAAGCCTTTCAGTTTTTGAGCGGCCTGAATTTACTGCTGCCTCAGGAGCATGACGGGCATTATCCGTCGCACTGGCGGGTTAATCAGGCCATCCTGACGCAGGTGCGGCAGCTTGTTAGCCAGCTTGATCAGGAAGGTGAGCAGCCGGACGCGCCGGCGCGGGCGAACCGTGAGTTACTGTTTATGCAACTTCTGGTGCTGCTGCGTAAGGGCAGCCTGGCAGAGGGGGCGGAAGATAACGATGCCCGGCTCAATCAGCTTATTGCCTGGCTTGACGACCATTTCTCTGACGATGTGTGCTGGGAAAGCCTGGCCGGACATTTTTCACTCTCGCTGCGCACGTTGCATCGCCAGCTTAAGCAATATACGGGTTTAACCCCGCAGCGCTATCTCAACCGACTGCGCCTGATTAAGGCGCGGCATTTGCTCCGTCACAGTGACGAAAGCGTCACAGATATCGCTTATCGCTGTGGTTTTGGCGACAGTAACCACTTTTCGACGCTTTTTCGCCGGGAATTCTCCTGGTCACCGCGTGATATTCGCCAGGGACGTGACGGTATTCTTCAGTAA
- the rhaB gene encoding rhamnulokinase, which yields MTFRHCVAIDLGASSGRVMLARYDREQRLLTLREMHRFTNCLQKVAGFDCWDVDSLEAEIRHGLKKICAAGVLIDSIGVDTWGVDYVLLNSKGERVGLPIAYRDNRTDGVMAQAARQLGKAEIYRRSGIQFLPFNTIYQLRALVHQQPDVTHDVAHALLIPDYFSYRLTGEMNWEYTNATTTQLVNINTDNWDEMLLNWTGADAAWFGKPTHPGNVIGHWICPQGNAIPVVAVASHDTASAVIAVPLEVKDAAWISSGTWSLMGFESKTPYTSDSALAANITNEGGAEGRYRVLKNIMGLWLLQRVIAEQNITDLPDLISRTSALPACRFVINPNDDRFINPANMSAEIQAACRETEQLVPASDAELARCIFDSLAILYANVLDELAHLRGKPFSQLHIVGGGCQNQLLNQLCADACGITVIAGPVEASTLGNIGVQLMTLDELSNVSDFRKVVVSNHHLITFTPHPDNEIARYIAQSQTPRQTKELCA from the coding sequence ATGACTTTTCGCCATTGCGTCGCTATTGATTTAGGCGCATCCAGCGGGCGTGTAATGCTTGCACGTTACGATCGCGAACAGCGCCTTCTCACGCTGCGTGAAATGCATCGTTTCACTAACTGCCTGCAAAAAGTAGCCGGTTTTGATTGCTGGGATGTTGATAGCCTTGAAGCAGAGATTCGCCACGGTCTCAAGAAGATCTGCGCAGCAGGCGTGCTGATCGACAGTATCGGTGTGGATACCTGGGGCGTGGATTATGTGCTGCTCAACAGCAAAGGTGAACGCGTCGGCCTTCCCATTGCCTATCGCGATAATCGCACTGACGGGGTAATGGCGCAGGCCGCTCGTCAACTGGGTAAAGCAGAAATTTATCGCCGCAGCGGTATTCAATTTCTGCCGTTTAATACGATTTATCAGCTTCGCGCGCTGGTCCACCAGCAGCCTGATGTTACTCATGATGTCGCTCATGCGCTGCTCATTCCCGATTACTTCAGTTATCGCCTGACCGGTGAGATGAACTGGGAATATACCAACGCCACCACCACTCAACTGGTCAATATCAATACCGACAATTGGGATGAAATGTTGCTGAACTGGACGGGGGCTGACGCCGCATGGTTCGGTAAGCCCACGCATCCTGGCAATGTAATTGGTCACTGGATCTGTCCGCAGGGTAATGCCATTCCGGTCGTCGCAGTCGCCAGCCATGATACGGCCAGCGCGGTTATTGCCGTGCCGCTGGAAGTAAAAGATGCAGCGTGGATCTCCTCCGGCACCTGGTCACTGATGGGGTTTGAAAGTAAAACACCGTATACCAGCGACAGCGCGCTGGCCGCCAATATCACCAACGAGGGCGGCGCAGAAGGTCGTTATCGGGTGCTAAAAAATATTATGGGCCTGTGGCTACTTCAGCGCGTCATCGCTGAGCAGAACATCACTGATTTGCCGGACCTCATCTCCCGCACATCTGCGCTGCCCGCCTGCCGCTTTGTGATTAATCCCAATGACGATCGCTTTATCAATCCAGCCAATATGAGCGCAGAAATTCAGGCCGCCTGCCGTGAAACCGAGCAACTCGTCCCGGCCAGCGATGCGGAGCTGGCACGCTGCATTTTCGACAGCCTCGCCATTCTGTATGCCAACGTTCTGGACGAACTGGCGCACCTGCGCGGTAAACCGTTCAGCCAGTTGCATATTGTCGGCGGCGGCTGCCAGAACCAGTTACTCAATCAACTGTGCGCTGACGCCTGCGGCATTACGGTGATTGCCGGGCCTGTTGAAGCTTCAACGCTTGGCAATATCGGCGTGCAGTTAATGACGCTGGATGAACTGAGCAATGTTAGCGATTTTCGCAAGGTGGTGGTTTCTAACCACCACCTGATCACCTTTACCCCTCATCCTGATAATGAGATCGCGCGTTACATCGCGCAATCACAGACCCCACGACAGACAAAGGAGCTTTGCGCATGA
- the rhaR gene encoding HTH-type transcriptional activator RhaR — MGQLILRKADFFTSVGQAVAVADRYPQNVFAEHTHEFCELVLVWRGNGLHVLNDRPYRITRGDLFYIRAEDKHSYASVNDLVLQNIIYCPDRLTLDLDWAAYIPGFGCHDPRAHWRLSSSGMNQARQVISQLEHESAHHDDQTNDMAELLLAQLVVTLKRHRYTVDNLLAMSREPLLDKLITALAGSLDRPFILDDFCVQEHGSARALRQQFRRQTGMTISQYLRQLRICHAQYLLQHTEMLIVDIAMQCGFEDSNYFSVVFNREIGMTPGQWRHRSRDAAWLTCHTQPDNIGGDDNHHAAKAKYTDRTTPGIIPLS; from the coding sequence GTGGGCCAGTTAATTCTTCGTAAAGCCGACTTCTTCACCAGCGTCGGGCAGGCGGTGGCGGTGGCAGATCGCTATCCGCAAAATGTGTTTGCTGAACATACTCACGAGTTCTGCGAACTGGTGCTGGTCTGGCGCGGGAATGGTCTGCACGTTCTTAACGACCGTCCGTATCGCATTACGCGGGGCGATCTGTTTTATATTCGTGCCGAAGACAAACATTCGTACGCGTCAGTCAATGATTTGGTTCTGCAAAATATTATCTACTGCCCTGACCGGTTAACTCTCGATCTTGACTGGGCTGCCTATATTCCCGGCTTTGGATGCCACGATCCGCGTGCGCACTGGCGCTTAAGCAGCAGCGGCATGAACCAGGCGCGGCAGGTGATTTCTCAACTGGAGCATGAAAGCGCTCACCATGATGACCAGACTAATGACATGGCTGAACTTCTGCTGGCGCAACTGGTGGTCACGCTGAAAAGGCATCGATACACGGTGGATAACCTTTTGGCAATGTCGCGGGAGCCGCTGCTTGATAAGCTGATTACTGCGCTGGCGGGCAGCCTGGATCGTCCTTTTATCCTTGACGATTTTTGCGTACAGGAGCACGGCAGCGCGCGTGCGCTCCGCCAGCAGTTTCGTCGTCAGACGGGCATGACCATTAGTCAGTATCTGCGCCAGCTGCGTATTTGCCATGCGCAATATTTGTTGCAGCACACAGAAATGCTGATCGTCGACATCGCCATGCAGTGCGGGTTTGAAGACAGTAACTATTTTTCCGTGGTGTTTAATCGTGAAATAGGGATGACGCCGGGACAATGGCGTCATCGTAGTCGGGATGCGGCCTGGTTAACCTGCCATACCCAGCCCGACAATATTGGCGGCGACGATAATCACCACGCAGCCAAGGCTAAGTACACTGACCGGACGACGCCCGGCATTATTCCACTCTCTTAA